In bacterium, the sequence TCCCTCTACTCGCCGGATCTGCGGGGTGATCCCGCGCTCAGCCGCCTCTGGGCCGAGGCCGTCGAGGCCGAGCGAATCCGCGATGTCGAGCGCACGGCGGACCTGAAGCGGCGTGTCCTCGAACTCCTGCCCGAGGATGTCCATACCCGCTGGCGCCTTGCGCGAGACCTTCTGAACCTCGGCGAGGCCATGCCCGCCGACCAGAAGGAGGAGCGGCTACTGATCTACCGGGAGGCCCGGGCCCTGGCCTCCAGTGCGGCAGCCGATGACCCGGATTGCGTCGAGTGCTGCTTCTACGATTTTGCAGCCACCTCGCGCATCGCGACCATCAAGGGCGCGTTCCGTTCGATTCCTCTGGTCAAGGCGTCCGGCCAGGTGCTCGAACGATGCCTCGCCATGGAGCCTTCCGTCTGGAGCGATACGGACTGGAACCACGAGCGCGGCAACCTCTACTACGGCGCGGCGGTCTACTACCGCATGGTACCCGATACCTGGTGGATGGAGCGGTTGCTCGGCTTTCGTGGGGACAAACGGGCCGCGGTCCAGCTGGCCCGGCAGGCCTACGAAGTAACTCCCAGCCGCGTCGACTATCGGGTGGAACTCGGCGTCGCTCTGATCTGTCTTGGAAACGCCACGGACGAGGATGAGCCCCGCGCCGAAGGCATGGCACTGCTGGGAGGTCTGGATGGCCTGCCCACGCGGATTGCGACCGATCCGCTGGACCGCCTCCGTGCAGCCGAGGTTCGCGCCGAGCCGGACAGTGCCTGCCAGAATGGGCGCTCTTTCGAGATCGAGTAAGTCACGCCGGGCGCGTTAATCTCTAGGTCGTGACGCGTCGAATCGGCTCGGTCGTCTTCTGGGCATTTCTCACGATTTCCTCGATCCTCTTGTTCCCGGTTGCCGTGCTGCTGTGGGCGCTCACCGTCTTGTTCGACAAGCGGCTGTTCCTGCTCCACAAGTTCACCTGCTTCTGGGCCGCGCTCTACACCTGGACGAACCCGATCTGGCCGGTCACGATCGAAGGGCGCGAGAAGATTCGACCGGACGAGACCTACGTAATGGTCTCGAACCACCTTTCGTTGGTGGACATCTTCGTGGTGTTTCGGCTCTTCACCCATTTCAAGTGGGTCTCGAAGATCGAGAACTTCCGATTGCCCTTCATCGGTTGGAACATGCGGCTCAACCGTTACATCGAGCTGCGCCGCGGCGAGCGCAGCAGCGTGATGCAGATGTTCCGTGCCTGCGAGCGGACCCTCGAAGAGGGCAGCTCGATCATGATGTTCCCCGAAGGCACCCGCTCGGTGAACGGGAAGCTCCGGCCCTTCAAGCCAGGCGCTTTCGAACTGGCCATCCGTTGCCAGAGGCCCCTCCTCTTGATCACCATCGAAGGCAGTGACGACGCCCTGCCGAAGCGCGGCTTCGTGCTCCAGGGCAGTCATCCGATTCGCATGAGCGTGTTGGGCGAAATCCCGGTCGAAGAGCTCGGAAACGATGAACATGCTCTCTCCGATCGCGTGCGCAACCAGATGGCGGAACACCTGGGGCAGACTGCCCGCCCGTGACCCGAGGCGCCTGCTCGGTCGCGGAACGCGCAGATGCGGAGTACCGGGCGGCTGTCCTAACCTCGCTGATTCCGCCGCAGAGGAGCCGCCATGGGCCAGTACGGCCGCGAGGAAATCCTGGAAGCCTTCACGCGCTACAAGCAGGCACGTGATGACGCCTCCCGCACGGGAGATTGGGGAATCTGGGCGGCGACCTTTGCGGACGACGCGCACTACATCGAACACGCCTACGGAGAACTCGACGGTCGCCAGGCCATCCAGGACTGGATCCAGGGTGTGATGGCGCCCTTCCCGACGATGACGTTTCCCCAGGATTGGTGGGTGCTCGACGAAGAACGCGACGCCGTCGTGTTCTGCTGCCAGAATCAGTTCCCGGAGCCCTATCAGGAAGACGGCACGCCATTCCAATTCCCGAACTGGACCCGCCTCGTGTATGGCGGAAATGGCCAATGGGCCTCGGAAGAAGACATCTACAACCCGGCCCGAGATGCAGGACGCGTCTTCAAGGCCTGGATCAAGGCCGGCGGAAAGACTCGGGCCGGCGAATCCGTGGCCATGGAGCATCGATAGGATGCCCGTCGCCACTGTCGACTAGCTGCGGAGTCTGTACCCGAAAGAATGATGACGCGTTCCGGATTCCGCTGGCTTGCACTCCCGTGCCTCTCGCTCCTGTGGATCACCGCGGCCTCGGGCGTGCCTGCCAAGCCACCGTCGGCGCGAATCACTCCTTTGCCCGAAGGCGTTTCGGCGCCAACCGTCGACGGC encodes:
- a CDS encoding 1-acyl-sn-glycerol-3-phosphate acyltransferase, whose product is MTRRIGSVVFWAFLTISSILLFPVAVLLWALTVLFDKRLFLLHKFTCFWAALYTWTNPIWPVTIEGREKIRPDETYVMVSNHLSLVDIFVVFRLFTHFKWVSKIENFRLPFIGWNMRLNRYIELRRGERSSVMQMFRACERTLEEGSSIMMFPEGTRSVNGKLRPFKPGAFELAIRCQRPLLLITIEGSDDALPKRGFVLQGSHPIRMSVLGEIPVEELGNDEHALSDRVRNQMAEHLGQTARP
- a CDS encoding nuclear transport factor 2 family protein: MGQYGREEILEAFTRYKQARDDASRTGDWGIWAATFADDAHYIEHAYGELDGRQAIQDWIQGVMAPFPTMTFPQDWWVLDEERDAVVFCCQNQFPEPYQEDGTPFQFPNWTRLVYGGNGQWASEEDIYNPARDAGRVFKAWIKAGGKTRAGESVAMEHR